The Paracoccus sediminicola genome has a segment encoding these proteins:
- a CDS encoding MerR family transcriptional regulator, with the protein MKVAFDPEERKSLRRFSATEAAEVLRVSTSNLRNRHKDGSFADVHADGRGHRFYRAEEVDDLRNILARNGKNADAHKPGC; encoded by the coding sequence ATGAAAGTTGCGTTCGATCCAGAAGAGCGCAAGTCCTTGCGCCGCTTCAGCGCGACCGAGGCCGCCGAAGTGCTGCGCGTTAGTACCTCGAACCTGCGCAACCGCCACAAAGATGGCAGCTTCGCAGACGTTCACGCTGACGGTCGCGGTCATAGGTTCTACAGAGCCGAAGAAGTTGACGACCTCCGCAACATTTTGGCGCGGAATGGCAAGAATGCTGACGCGCACAAACCTGGCTGCTGA
- a CDS encoding TRAP transporter small permease, giving the protein MLNRIYLGILNGMAVFAGLMLVWLLVAIVLAVVIRNLGAQPSAWFFLSTEYAMFYLTLLGAPWLVRKKGHVHIELLTSVLSPTALNILSRFVAAICTITSLVLAWKGLELVLMNIERSDYDVRAFFVPKWILTIAFPISFTLMAIEFARFVFGKEILHTGEAGFQE; this is encoded by the coding sequence ATGCTGAACCGAATTTACCTGGGCATCCTCAACGGCATGGCGGTGTTTGCCGGTCTTATGCTTGTCTGGCTGCTGGTGGCTATTGTGCTTGCCGTGGTGATCCGCAATCTCGGTGCGCAGCCCTCAGCGTGGTTTTTCCTCTCCACGGAATATGCGATGTTCTATCTGACCCTGCTCGGGGCGCCGTGGCTTGTGCGCAAAAAAGGCCATGTTCATATCGAACTGCTCACATCCGTATTGTCGCCAACGGCGCTGAATATCCTCAGCCGGTTCGTCGCCGCGATCTGCACCATCACTTCCCTGGTTCTGGCCTGGAAAGGATTGGAGCTTGTGCTGATGAATATCGAGCGCAGTGACTATGATGTGCGTGCCTTCTTCGTCCCGAAATGGATACTCACGATTGCCTTTCCGATCAGTTTCACGCTGATGGCCATCGAATTCGCCCGCTTCGTGTTCGGCAAGGAGATCCTTCATACCGGTGAAGCGGGGTTCCAGGAATAA
- a CDS encoding ABC transporter substrate-binding protein has protein sequence MNKRQLLLATILTTATSGAASAQEVLTVGGYGGSFETLMKELIIPQFEEANDVTITFVPGNSTENLARLQAQQSAQELDVVILDDGPMYQADALGFCAPIEDAPVYADIYDIARLSDNAVGVGFVATGFAYNAEWFEREGWEPPKSWEDLADPKYEQILSVPPISNTYGLHTLVMMARLNGGGEDNIDPGFEAMANDVSPNVLVFEPSSGRMSELFQSEEIALSIWGSGRTKSLADTGFPAKFAYPQEGAVALMLAACPVVDSDVPEKAQAFMQYLLDPEIQVRIGDAMGAGPVNTTSELPPELAEVLPYGDKIDDLLAVDWDVINPARQEWTARWAREVER, from the coding sequence ATGAACAAGCGCCAGCTATTGCTCGCCACGATCCTGACGACCGCGACATCCGGGGCTGCCTCCGCGCAGGAGGTGCTGACTGTCGGGGGTTATGGAGGATCGTTCGAGACACTCATGAAGGAACTGATCATACCGCAGTTCGAAGAGGCCAACGACGTCACGATTACCTTCGTGCCCGGAAACTCCACCGAGAACCTTGCGCGGCTCCAGGCTCAGCAGAGCGCGCAGGAGCTGGACGTCGTGATTCTGGATGACGGGCCGATGTATCAGGCCGATGCGCTGGGCTTCTGCGCCCCCATCGAAGATGCGCCGGTCTATGCTGATATCTACGACATTGCTCGGCTGAGCGACAACGCTGTCGGCGTCGGCTTTGTCGCCACCGGGTTCGCCTACAATGCGGAATGGTTCGAACGCGAAGGCTGGGAGCCTCCGAAGAGCTGGGAGGATCTCGCCGATCCGAAATACGAGCAGATTCTCTCTGTGCCGCCGATCTCGAACACATATGGGCTGCACACGCTCGTGATGATGGCCCGACTGAATGGGGGCGGGGAGGATAACATCGACCCTGGATTCGAAGCGATGGCGAATGATGTTAGCCCGAATGTGCTGGTCTTCGAGCCATCTTCGGGTCGTATGTCGGAGCTGTTCCAGTCCGAGGAGATCGCGCTCTCGATCTGGGGTTCGGGCCGCACGAAGTCTTTGGCCGATACCGGTTTTCCGGCGAAATTCGCCTATCCTCAGGAAGGCGCGGTCGCGCTGATGCTGGCGGCCTGCCCGGTTGTCGACAGCGACGTGCCCGAAAAGGCGCAGGCCTTCATGCAGTATCTTCTTGACCCGGAAATCCAGGTCAGGATCGGGGATGCGATGGGCGCCGGCCCCGTGAACACCACATCCGAATTGCCGCCCGAGCTGGCAGAGGTGCTGCCCTATGGCGACAAGATCGACGATCTTCTGGCGGTGGATTGGGATGTGATCAATCCCGCCCGTCAGGAGTGGACTGCCCGTTGGGCGCGCGAGGTCGAGCGTTAA
- the dctP gene encoding TRAP transporter substrate-binding protein DctP produces the protein MTIRLTRRGFVATGLGTVAASALAAPALSQGADKVTWKMQSLWDGGTTPQTYEDIFVKLVAEKTGGAFELNLFSAGQIVPPAESFDAVRGGAFELMKTFDGYSAGKIPALAFTSTIPFGYLKSEDYSAWFYDNGGIDMAREAYGPAGLHYIAPTIYDQEPIHSKVEIRTLGDLNGKKGRFTGLASTVMSAFGVAVSPLPTAEVYSALDKGLIDIADRGDLQANLDAGLGEVASFIILPGVHQPTTATSYVANSRAHDALPEDFKVALAEAAKEVSDAYQENKAKTDASALETFKAAGVEVIELSGDDVSEGRAKASEVWREATKDDPLAVKILESQMAQMRDLGLLS, from the coding sequence ATGACCATTCGCCTGACCCGCCGCGGCTTCGTTGCCACCGGCCTTGGAACCGTCGCTGCATCGGCACTTGCCGCGCCCGCCTTGTCGCAAGGCGCCGACAAAGTGACCTGGAAGATGCAGTCCCTGTGGGATGGCGGAACCACGCCACAGACCTATGAGGACATCTTCGTCAAGCTCGTCGCGGAAAAGACCGGCGGGGCTTTCGAACTGAACCTGTTTTCGGCCGGGCAAATCGTGCCGCCCGCGGAATCCTTCGACGCTGTGCGCGGCGGTGCGTTTGAGCTGATGAAGACTTTCGACGGCTATTCCGCCGGCAAGATCCCTGCCCTTGCCTTTACCAGCACGATCCCCTTCGGCTATCTGAAATCGGAAGATTACAGTGCCTGGTTCTATGATAATGGCGGCATCGACATGGCGCGCGAGGCATACGGCCCTGCCGGCCTGCATTACATCGCGCCCACCATTTATGATCAGGAGCCGATACATTCCAAGGTCGAAATTCGTACCCTGGGCGATCTGAACGGCAAGAAGGGCCGCTTTACCGGCCTGGCATCCACGGTGATGAGCGCCTTCGGCGTTGCGGTCAGCCCACTGCCTACGGCAGAGGTTTATTCGGCGCTGGACAAGGGTTTGATCGACATTGCCGATCGGGGCGATTTGCAGGCCAATCTGGATGCGGGCTTGGGCGAGGTGGCAAGTTTCATCATCCTGCCCGGCGTCCATCAGCCGACCACCGCAACCAGCTATGTCGCAAATAGCCGCGCGCACGACGCACTTCCCGAAGACTTCAAGGTGGCATTGGCGGAAGCCGCGAAAGAGGTTTCGGACGCCTATCAGGAAAACAAGGCCAAGACCGATGCATCGGCGCTGGAGACCTTCAAGGCTGCGGGTGTCGAGGTGATCGAATTGTCCGGCGACGATGTCAGCGAAGGCCGCGCCAAGGCGTCAGAGGTCTGGCGCGAGGCGACAAAGGACGATCCGCTTGCCGTGAAGATCCTTGAATCGCAGATGGCGCAGATGCGAGATCTGGGACTTCTGTCGTAA
- a CDS encoding TRAP transporter small permease subunit, producing MAQHYQNLPAGVAAYTRAVTGVNRVLFRVAGLAMMLIVPLMLWAVLMRYLFNAPSPWAMELALMIFGPYFLLGGPYLLHTRGHVNMDLIERSARPRTRRVFQLLNYPIIIAFCFILLIYAVPFAIDSFEYRETSFSTWNPQIWPVKLAIPVALLLMGMQALAEWLRVIFGDPTALIRHNHDAEEML from the coding sequence GTGGCGCAGCACTATCAGAACCTTCCCGCAGGTGTCGCGGCCTATACAAGGGCCGTGACCGGCGTCAACCGGGTGCTGTTCCGCGTGGCCGGGCTCGCCATGATGCTGATCGTGCCGCTTATGCTGTGGGCGGTGCTTATGCGCTATCTCTTCAATGCGCCCTCACCTTGGGCGATGGAGCTGGCGCTGATGATTTTCGGGCCCTATTTCCTGCTAGGCGGGCCCTATCTTCTGCACACGCGCGGTCACGTGAACATGGACCTGATCGAACGAAGCGCCCGGCCCCGGACGCGACGCGTCTTCCAGTTGCTGAACTATCCGATCATCATCGCCTTCTGCTTCATCCTGTTGATCTATGCCGTACCCTTCGCCATCGACAGCTTCGAGTATCGCGAGACGTCATTCTCGACCTGGAACCCGCAGATTTGGCCAGTGAAGCTGGCAATCCCGGTGGCGCTGCTGCTCATGGGTATGCAAGCGCTCGCCGAATGGTTGCGTGTAATCTTTGGCGACCCCACCGCGCTGATCCGCCACAATCATGATGCCGAGGAGATGCTTTGA
- a CDS encoding LysR family transcriptional regulator has protein sequence MARPNIRQIEAFNAVMKGGSISKAAETLFVSQPAVSKMIRAFEDACGFKLFVRASSRIRPTAEARRLFMETEKLQAGVARVENTAKAIRGLERGDLAVVAFPALSFRVLPRAAAQFMRAHKNIYLFNIKQSFESE, from the coding sequence ATGGCACGCCCCAATATCCGGCAAATCGAAGCTTTCAATGCCGTCATGAAAGGCGGATCTATCAGCAAGGCGGCGGAAACGCTGTTCGTCAGCCAGCCTGCCGTAAGCAAGATGATTCGCGCCTTCGAGGATGCGTGTGGCTTCAAGCTTTTCGTGCGCGCATCCAGCCGGATCCGACCAACGGCCGAGGCCCGCCGGCTGTTCATGGAAACAGAGAAGCTCCAAGCCGGAGTCGCCCGAGTCGAAAACACCGCCAAGGCCATACGCGGTCTGGAACGCGGAGACCTGGCCGTCGTCGCCTTCCCGGCGCTGAGCTTTCGAGTGCTCCCACGGGCAGCAGCGCAGTTCATGCGCGCTCACAAGAATATATATCTCTTCAATATCAAACAAAGCTTCGAGTCCGAATGA
- a CDS encoding PLP-dependent aminotransferase family protein → MPDARGTLSARVIAELEGRIRSGAVAVGARLPSLRQAASQFGVSKNTMVEAYDHLVARGLLEARPGSGFYIRRQYGAPQPPDRPRLQEAVDAATLLSEQLERRFRTRIGEGRPPAGWIDGAVATRHLRQAIHGPGRSSGQHYDAPAGFLPLRETLTGMLAERSIPVDPGSVVLTLGGNHAFDLIIRQMVRPGDPVLVESPGYYPLFAKLKLTGARLIPVARTPDGPDPAQLSRAARSSGARLFFTQSLAHNPTASSLDLPTAHRILRVAEELGLTIVEDDIFGDLLPPSATRLAALDGLQRVLLVGSFAKTLSATLRVGYVTGPPALVQPLQALKMLTVVNSCGHTERVVHAVLADGTYRRHLGRLRRRIMTGAGQLRQSAQELGLRLNVDPGGGYYAWLELPAGIDDMELARRAAERDIFLAPGTIFMPEGHRDSRGFLRLNVGYADDPRFSRFLRDDVVASAKRG, encoded by the coding sequence ATGCCTGATGCGCGCGGCACGCTGTCGGCACGGGTGATTGCCGAACTAGAGGGCCGCATTCGTTCGGGCGCAGTGGCCGTCGGCGCGCGCCTGCCTTCGCTGCGTCAGGCAGCGTCGCAATTCGGCGTCTCGAAGAACACCATGGTCGAGGCATATGACCATCTGGTCGCACGCGGCCTTCTGGAGGCGCGGCCCGGATCCGGCTTTTATATCCGTCGACAATACGGGGCCCCGCAGCCGCCCGACCGCCCGCGGTTGCAGGAGGCGGTCGATGCGGCCACCCTGCTGTCGGAGCAACTGGAGCGCCGGTTCCGCACGCGTATCGGTGAAGGGCGTCCGCCCGCCGGCTGGATCGACGGCGCGGTCGCAACCCGTCATCTGCGTCAGGCCATTCACGGTCCAGGCCGAAGCTCGGGTCAGCATTACGACGCGCCCGCCGGTTTCCTGCCTCTGCGCGAGACACTGACCGGGATGCTCGCGGAGCGGTCGATCCCGGTCGATCCGGGAAGCGTCGTCCTGACCCTGGGTGGTAACCATGCCTTCGACCTGATCATCCGTCAGATGGTGCGTCCGGGCGATCCCGTGCTGGTCGAAAGCCCGGGCTATTATCCGCTGTTCGCGAAGCTGAAACTGACAGGTGCCCGCCTGATCCCCGTCGCCAGAACGCCCGACGGCCCCGATCCGGCGCAGCTTTCCCGCGCGGCCCGATCCAGCGGCGCGCGGCTGTTCTTTACACAATCTCTGGCGCATAATCCGACCGCCTCGTCGCTTGACCTGCCGACCGCGCATCGGATCCTTCGCGTGGCTGAGGAGTTGGGGCTGACAATTGTCGAGGATGACATCTTTGGGGATCTGTTGCCGCCTTCGGCGACGCGGCTGGCGGCACTTGACGGGTTGCAGCGTGTCCTGCTGGTCGGCAGCTTCGCCAAGACGCTGTCGGCAACATTGCGCGTAGGCTATGTCACCGGCCCGCCCGCCCTGGTCCAGCCCTTGCAGGCGCTGAAGATGCTGACAGTGGTGAACAGCTGCGGCCACACGGAGCGCGTCGTCCACGCGGTGCTGGCCGATGGGACGTATCGCCGCCATCTGGGCCGGCTGAGGCGGCGCATCATGACAGGCGCCGGACAACTGCGCCAATCCGCGCAGGAGCTGGGATTGCGGCTGAATGTCGATCCGGGCGGGGGCTATTATGCCTGGCTGGAGCTGCCGGCTGGCATCGACGACATGGAACTAGCCCGCCGCGCGGCTGAACGCGACATCTTCCTTGCCCCGGGCACGATATTCATGCCCGAAGGTCACCGCGACTCGCGCGGTTTCCTGCGGCTGAATGTTGGGTATGCCGATGATCCCCGCTTTTCCCGCTTTCTGCGCGACGATGTGGTTGCCTCTGCCAAGCGAGGCTGA
- a CDS encoding ABC transporter ATP-binding protein translates to MAFLELQGLTKHYHRIAAVEDLDLSVEKSSFVSLLGPSGCGKTTTLQMIAGFTTPTSGKIMLDGKDLSSVPARKRGLGIVFQSYALFMHMTVAENVAFGLEMRKVDKAERDRRVTESLDLVHLSHLADRYPLAMSGGQRQRVALARALVIEPALLLLDEPLSNLDAKLREEMQLELRRIQQEAGVTTVMVTHDQSEALALSDSVVVMENGRLRQEASPFDVYESPSSSFVSGFLGKSNNLRAELKSSSAEGSEIVCNGVSLSAGSTELPPGPVEIALRPERINIDAAGSGLPGQVTERVFLGSQWLLKVDTDLGELLVSRGNVGRQEAAVGDRVFLRWDSAHLRILPLEAEVART, encoded by the coding sequence ATGGCATTCCTTGAGCTTCAGGGGCTGACAAAACACTATCACCGGATTGCTGCTGTCGAAGATCTCGATCTGAGCGTAGAGAAAAGCAGCTTCGTATCTCTGCTGGGTCCGTCCGGTTGCGGCAAGACCACGACCCTGCAAATGATCGCCGGCTTTACCACCCCGACATCGGGTAAAATAATGCTGGACGGCAAGGATCTGTCCAGCGTTCCGGCCCGCAAGCGCGGTCTGGGCATCGTTTTTCAAAGCTATGCGCTGTTCATGCATATGACGGTAGCCGAAAACGTCGCCTTCGGGCTGGAAATGCGTAAGGTGGACAAGGCTGAACGCGACCGCCGCGTTACCGAGAGTCTGGACCTTGTGCACCTGAGCCATCTGGCCGATCGTTACCCTTTGGCCATGTCCGGCGGCCAGCGGCAGCGCGTTGCACTGGCCCGCGCCCTGGTGATCGAACCGGCCTTGCTGCTTCTGGATGAGCCGCTCTCGAATCTGGACGCCAAGCTGCGCGAGGAAATGCAGCTGGAACTGCGCCGCATCCAGCAAGAGGCCGGCGTGACCACCGTCATGGTGACGCATGACCAGTCCGAGGCGCTGGCGCTTAGCGACTCTGTGGTCGTGATGGAAAACGGGCGACTTCGTCAGGAGGCCAGTCCTTTCGATGTCTATGAATCTCCGTCCTCCTCTTTCGTGTCGGGGTTTCTGGGCAAAAGCAACAATCTCCGGGCCGAATTGAAATCCAGTTCCGCAGAAGGCTCAGAAATCGTGTGCAACGGCGTCTCACTGAGCGCGGGATCGACCGAATTGCCGCCAGGACCGGTCGAGATCGCCTTGCGGCCGGAGCGTATAAACATCGACGCCGCTGGCAGCGGACTGCCGGGACAGGTCACCGAGCGGGTTTTTCTGGGTAGTCAATGGCTGCTGAAAGTAGACACCGATCTGGGAGAGTTGCTGGTTTCGCGGGGCAATGTCGGCCGCCAGGAGGCTGCCGTGGGCGACAGGGTCTTCCTGCGCTGGGACAGCGCGCATTTGCGCATCCTTCCGCTTGAGGCAGAGGTCGCGCGGACATGA
- a CDS encoding TRAP transporter large permease — MSPTLILVLMFGGLTAFLLTGLPVAFVLGGLSVLFTVLFWDANALVLLILQIFDTMKSEALLGIPLYIFMAVLLQRSGVIGDLYRAMELWFGRLRGGLAIGTVVICILMAAMTGVVGAAVTAMGMLALPEMLRRGYDARLATGTICASGTLGILIPPSVLTIVYSVTAQVSIGKMLIAGIVPGLLLGGLYILYIAVICRLRPDMAPLRDEAPNAGRAEKLASLRTLILPTAIIVMVLGSIFFGIATPTEAAAVGVAGAALAAGLRGTLKWPIISAACTETMTATAMILWITLGAKAYVAIFTGLGGADTLLGLIGALQVNRYIILAMMMVLLVFLGTVLDEIGIILLTVPVFMPIVQHLGFDPIWFGILFALTIQMGYISPPFGYTLFYIKSTLPAHIGMGTVYRGILPFFALQFIGLLICTAFPGLMTWLPGLMGR, encoded by the coding sequence ATGTCGCCGACGCTGATCCTGGTTCTGATGTTCGGCGGGCTGACCGCGTTCCTGCTGACCGGCTTGCCCGTCGCCTTTGTGCTGGGCGGGCTTTCGGTGCTGTTCACCGTGCTTTTCTGGGATGCGAATGCGCTTGTCCTGCTGATCCTGCAAATCTTCGATACCATGAAGTCCGAGGCATTGCTGGGCATACCTCTGTATATCTTCATGGCGGTTCTGTTGCAGCGGTCCGGCGTGATCGGCGATCTTTACCGCGCGATGGAGCTGTGGTTCGGCCGGTTGCGTGGCGGGCTGGCCATCGGCACGGTCGTCATCTGCATCCTGATGGCGGCCATGACCGGCGTCGTCGGTGCCGCAGTGACGGCGATGGGGATGCTGGCACTGCCGGAAATGCTGCGCCGGGGCTATGATGCGCGGCTGGCGACGGGGACGATTTGCGCGTCGGGCACGCTGGGGATCCTCATCCCGCCCTCGGTGCTAACGATTGTCTATTCGGTTACGGCGCAGGTCAGCATCGGCAAGATGCTGATCGCGGGGATCGTGCCGGGATTGCTGCTTGGCGGGCTCTACATCCTTTACATCGCAGTGATCTGCCGTCTGCGGCCGGACATGGCCCCCCTGCGGGACGAGGCGCCGAATGCCGGACGGGCCGAAAAACTGGCCTCTCTAAGGACGCTGATCCTGCCGACGGCGATCATCGTGATGGTGCTCGGCTCGATCTTCTTCGGCATTGCAACGCCGACCGAGGCCGCAGCAGTTGGTGTCGCGGGCGCGGCCCTTGCAGCCGGGCTGCGCGGCACCCTGAAATGGCCGATCATCAGCGCCGCCTGCACGGAAACGATGACGGCAACCGCCATGATCCTGTGGATCACGCTCGGCGCGAAGGCCTACGTCGCGATCTTCACCGGGCTGGGAGGGGCGGATACGCTGCTTGGCCTTATCGGGGCGCTTCAGGTTAATCGCTATATCATCCTTGCGATGATGATGGTCCTGCTGGTCTTTCTGGGCACGGTACTGGACGAAATCGGGATTATCCTGCTGACCGTGCCGGTCTTCATGCCCATTGTACAGCATCTGGGCTTTGACCCGATCTGGTTCGGTATCCTCTTCGCGCTGACGATTCAGATGGGCTATATCAGCCCGCCCTTCGGCTATACGCTTTTCTACATCAAAAGCACGCTGCCTGCGCATATCGGCATGGGCACAGTCTATCGCGGCATCCTGCCTTTCTTCGCGCTGCAATTTATCGGGTTGTTGATCTGCACGGCCTTTCCCGGCCTGATGACATGGCTGCCGGGGCTGATGGGACGATAG
- a CDS encoding hydroxymethylglutaryl-CoA reductase, degradative: MSYPANGPNSRIANMRAMTPAQRLAAVGDAAGLSPEDRALLQASNALPMQTADGMIENVIGRLELPLGVATNFTINGVDRLIPMAVEEPSVVAAASYMARIARDCGGFHASTTDPVMRAQVQILQIADPHGARQRILAARDELVDAANGRDKVLVGLGGGCRDIEVHVFEKSRRGAMVVVHLLVDVRDAMGANTVNTMAEFLAPRLAELAEGTARLRILSNLADRRLARAWVRVTPQALTTRTMQGAEVIEGILDAQALAEVDPYRAATHNKGIMNGIDPVIVATGNDWRAIEAGAHAFAARDGCYTSLTTWEKDRDGNLIGTLEMPMAVGTVGGATKTHPMAAASLRLAGIGSAAELAEIAVVVGLAQNMAALRALATEGIQRGHMALHARNIAIVAGAKGEEIDEIARRLSADHDVRVERARDILDALRR, encoded by the coding sequence ATGTCATATCCTGCGAACGGACCCAATTCGCGTATTGCCAATATGCGTGCCATGACCCCTGCCCAGCGCCTTGCAGCCGTCGGCGATGCAGCCGGTCTGTCGCCCGAAGATCGTGCGCTGCTGCAGGCTTCGAACGCGCTTCCTATGCAAACCGCGGACGGCATGATCGAGAACGTGATCGGCCGACTGGAATTGCCGCTGGGTGTGGCCACAAATTTTACCATCAATGGCGTCGACCGGCTGATCCCCATGGCGGTCGAAGAACCGTCAGTTGTCGCCGCCGCCAGCTATATGGCGCGGATCGCACGCGATTGCGGAGGCTTTCACGCCTCGACCACCGATCCGGTCATGCGCGCTCAGGTGCAGATCCTTCAGATTGCGGATCCACATGGCGCGCGCCAGCGGATTCTTGCGGCGCGCGATGAGCTGGTCGATGCCGCGAATGGCCGTGACAAGGTGCTGGTCGGGCTTGGCGGCGGCTGTCGCGACATCGAGGTGCATGTCTTTGAAAAATCCCGGCGCGGTGCGATGGTGGTGGTGCACCTGCTGGTCGATGTGCGCGACGCGATGGGGGCGAATACCGTCAATACCATGGCCGAATTCCTGGCGCCCCGGCTGGCAGAGCTGGCTGAAGGTACCGCACGCCTGCGCATTCTGTCGAACCTCGCCGACCGGCGATTGGCGCGCGCCTGGGTTCGTGTCACGCCGCAGGCGTTGACCACAAGGACAATGCAAGGTGCCGAGGTGATCGAAGGTATACTGGATGCGCAGGCATTGGCAGAGGTCGATCCCTATCGCGCGGCGACGCATAACAAGGGTATCATGAACGGCATCGACCCGGTGATCGTTGCGACCGGCAATGATTGGCGCGCAATCGAAGCCGGGGCGCATGCCTTCGCCGCACGCGATGGCTGCTATACATCTCTGACAACATGGGAAAAAGACCGCGACGGCAATCTGATCGGAACGCTTGAGATGCCCATGGCTGTCGGAACCGTCGGCGGTGCGACCAAGACGCACCCGATGGCCGCGGCATCGCTGAGGCTGGCTGGCATCGGCTCGGCCGCCGAGCTCGCCGAAATCGCCGTCGTCGTCGGTCTGGCGCAAAACATGGCCGCCTTGCGCGCGCTCGCGACCGAGGGAATTCAGCGCGGCCATATGGCCCTTCACGCCCGCAATATCGCCATCGTTGCCGGTGCGAAGGGGGAGGAAATCGACGAAATCGCCCGCCGGCTTTCTGCCGATCACGATGTGCGCGTCGAACGCGCGCGTGACATACTGGATGCGCTGCGCAGGTAA
- a CDS encoding TRAP transporter large permease produces MEWYLALAFLLSLILVLMAIGTPIAMAFLAANVVGAWYFMGGGSGVIQMLDNGFGALSSFALVPIPLFLLMGELFFRTGLGMRMFNAIDRLMGRVPGRLSYVTVAGGTAFATLSGSSMGSTALMGSLLVPEMERRGYKKHMAIGPILGTGGLAIIIPPSALAVLLGTLARIDIGALLIAGIVPGLVLAGLYMLTIYIQTRIDPDAAPAYSLEAVPAGEKLILVLRDILPMISVMAIIIALMLSGFATPSEAAAFGALGVILLAVIFRCLTFTAFQESVVGALKVTLMAYLIVFGSATFSQLLAFSGASSGLIQWAIGLELSPVLMLLTMFAVLLVLGTFMEQISIMMLTVPFFFPLAETLGFDLIWFGVVVLLALEISFSTPPLGLLLFVMKGVAPPGTSMRTIYMAAIPFILCSMLLVGLMIAFPGIATWLPGMM; encoded by the coding sequence ATGGAATGGTATCTCGCGCTGGCGTTCCTGCTGAGCCTTATCCTGGTTCTCATGGCCATCGGTACGCCAATCGCCATGGCATTTCTTGCCGCGAATGTCGTCGGCGCGTGGTATTTCATGGGCGGCGGCTCCGGCGTGATCCAGATGCTGGATAACGGCTTCGGCGCGCTGTCGAGCTTCGCTCTGGTGCCGATTCCGCTCTTCCTTCTGATGGGTGAGTTGTTCTTTCGCACCGGGCTGGGGATGCGGATGTTCAATGCCATCGACAGGCTGATGGGACGCGTGCCGGGCCGGCTTTCCTATGTGACCGTTGCGGGAGGCACCGCCTTCGCAACTCTCAGCGGGTCATCGATGGGCTCGACGGCGCTGATGGGCTCGCTGCTGGTCCCCGAGATGGAGCGGCGCGGCTATAAGAAACATATGGCGATAGGGCCGATCCTGGGGACGGGCGGTCTAGCGATCATTATCCCGCCATCCGCGCTTGCTGTGCTTCTGGGTACGCTCGCCCGAATAGATATCGGCGCGCTGCTGATTGCCGGGATCGTCCCAGGGCTGGTTCTGGCCGGGCTTTACATGCTGACCATTTATATTCAGACACGGATCGACCCGGACGCGGCACCCGCCTATTCGCTGGAGGCCGTTCCAGCAGGGGAAAAGCTGATCCTTGTGCTGCGCGACATCCTGCCCATGATCAGCGTCATGGCGATCATCATCGCGCTGATGCTGTCCGGCTTCGCAACGCCTTCGGAGGCAGCCGCCTTCGGCGCGCTCGGGGTGATCCTGCTGGCGGTGATCTTCAGGTGCCTGACTTTCACGGCATTCCAGGAATCCGTCGTCGGCGCGCTGAAGGTTACGCTGATGGCCTATCTGATCGTCTTCGGTTCTGCGACGTTCAGCCAGCTTCTCGCATTTTCCGGTGCGTCGAGCGGTCTCATCCAATGGGCGATAGGGCTGGAGCTCTCCCCGGTGCTGATGCTGTTAACGATGTTTGCGGTCCTTCTCGTCCTTGGAACCTTCATGGAGCAAATCAGCATCATGATGCTGACCGTGCCGTTCTTCTTTCCGCTTGCGGAAACCCTGGGCTTCGACCTGATCTGGTTTGGTGTGGTTGTCCTTCTGGCTCTGGAGATCAGCTTTTCGACACCACCGCTCGGGTTGCTTCTCTTCGTCATGAAGGGCGTCGCTCCGCCGGGCACATCGATGCGGACGATTTACATGGCGGCGATCCCGTTCATCCTGTGCTCGATGCTGCTGGTCGGTCTGATGATTGCCTTTCCAGGCATTGCCACCTGGCTACCAGGCATGATGTAA